Proteins encoded together in one Acanthochromis polyacanthus isolate Apoly-LR-REF ecotype Palm Island chromosome 12, KAUST_Apoly_ChrSc, whole genome shotgun sequence window:
- the arid1aa gene encoding AT-rich interactive domain-containing protein 1A isoform X2, producing the protein MAAQVASAATLNTSPPSELKKPDRDPKEDSAPGEKQSDKKQPGLDSGSPGRGDLQDGADGGNAGGGGEPEMKNGNGNPPRANNNTQNDSVGPEGNNHPGLVHHHGPAFPPPSYGYSQHYGRAPFHQHGGQQSPGMAAAAGPVVQSSNMMDPYQPNSHDHGFSNHQFNNYNPFPNRTPYPGQAYAMNSPRSAQAPTAGGQPAKQQPPAGGPTAMAGSYSNQRYNIGNPQPTSTPTLNKLLTSPSSTRGYQNYPASDYSSQEGASKGPADMGSSGQYGGSNPGWQQRSHHPSPMSPGSAGQPLVRNQPPGPLDPMGKMRGQPYGTGNPYSQQSQQGPPTGPQPGPGYPGQGYGPPGPQRYPMGMQGRTPGGMGGMPYGPQMGSYGQQGPGGYSSQGQAPYYSQPGQAPHPSQQQTPYSQPPPGQPGGQTPYPGQPHPPPTSGPHTQGGPPYQQPHMPPQSQGPLPGPSQGPPQSQPPYSQASAPQSGQSPYAQQQGTPSQASQQPSSQATPGSQGQSSYPGSTQGPQQPPSQQQQSQSHPQQPQGHSQHPQGQPAAYPQNPQQQQQQQQQQAQQSPYQRFPPPQQQEVSQDSFQSNAPPSTQPKSGPEDGQGRPSSLPDLSGSIDDLPTGTEGALSPGVSTPGVSSSQGEQSNPAQSPFSPHTSPHLPGIRGPSPSPAGSPASASTPRTGPLSPANMPGTQMPPRPSSVQSDGSLHPAMSQSPMAQDRGFMQRNPQMPPYGSPQSASALSPRQSTGGQMHPGMAPYPQNNSMGGYGQQGGQYGPQGYPRQPGYGNMPNSNYPGPGMGSMNPMAGQGGGPPYAGMPPGRMPPNQMGARPYGPNMGPNMGPNMPPNMGPNMPPNMGNMPPQVGSGMCPPPGMNRKPQDPTAIQHPATNSMHNRMPGYPNMSPGMMGSGPPYGPPMNNMPGMMNTPGGSPYPMGPNMANNTSGMASSPEMNNKMNNKVDGSGTPKPESKSKKSNSSTTTSEKITRLYELGPEPDRKVWVDRYLAFVDEKAMGMTNLPAVGRKPLDLFRLYMSVKEIGGMAQVSKNKKWRDLATSLNVGTSSSAASSLKKQYIQCLYAFECKIERGEDPPPEIFTDNKKNQPAKVQPPSPASLCSTAGSGSLQGPQTPQSTSSSMAEGGDLKPPTPASTPHTQMPPMPPGSSVNLQDPFSDGSDPAFPRKNMTPNSTYQPGMNTPDVQGRMGPYEPNKDPFSNMRKVGEQFLPANQGPNSGVGDQQQQQQQQPPQQQQQQQQQQPPFNRGPPGAMGTMPMGPRQQYPYGPGYDRRSEQGMGPEGNMGSGAPQPNPMMPANADTGMYSPNRFPPQQPRHDSYGNQYPGQGTPPTGSYPNQQPGMYPQQPSYKRPVEGGYPPSKRHEPEYSGPFPGGQQAPQQQQQQGGASAPSSGQQESYNQYSGSGPYPGSDRRPPGPGNQFPFPFGRERMQGATGPNAQPNMPPQMMQSGPDGPQGGMWQGPRDMNYQNYPSRQGGPGGPPQGPGYPGMNRSEEMMSSEQRMNHDGQWGGQMGPRQPPYGPAGPGQPMPRSVQSNYQPPQGVQNHIPQVSSPASMPRPMESRTSPSKSPYMHGVMKMQKAGPPVPASHIVPPPVQSPLIRRDMPFPPGSIEATHPVLKPRRRLTMKDIGTPEAWRVMMSLKSGLLAESTWALDTINILLYDDSSISTFDLNTLPGLLELVVEYFRRCLIEIFGILREYEVGEPGQRTLLDPDALKRDWDSTEEEELRTEDMEQEEEDDEEEEEEETEAPANVKEEEDQVQCSRGKDEKEEEEKKSKGPNSEQTGLSQSLSANERPKQASKFDKFPLKVVRKKDPFVAAQANNHGKLQEFDSGLLHWSAGGGDSTEHIQTHFEPRKDFLEPRERIPVPPVLLKRRVLEEEIRENCLPTEEDKRRHQDEDERPKETSSSEKSAITEKTGSSPGTEEEKKTESETKAAEKGSQNHQENNRPVPSSGSIFAQKAQQTGTILEDEPHSKDEGPLIALANWQDSLARRCICVSNIVRSLSFVPGNDHEMSKHPGLLLLLGRLILLHHRHPERKQAPLTYEKDEDSDEGVGQRDEWWWDCLELLRENTLVTLANISGQLDLSIYPESICLPLLDGLLHWAVCPSAEAQDPFPTLGPHSALSPQRLVLETLSKLSIQDNNVDLILATPPFSRLEKLYGNLVRLIGDRKVAVCREMAVVLLANLAQGDTMAARAIAFQKGSVGNLLGFLEDSLAATQLQQSQSSLLHLQGMHFEPTSPDMMRRAARALHALAKVEENHSEFTLHESRLLDLSVSPLMNSLVSHVICDVLFLIGQS; encoded by the exons ATGGCCGCTCAGGTCGCCAGCGCCGCCACTCTTAACACTAGCCCGCCTTCCGAACTCAAAAAGCCGGATCGAGACCCCAAGGAAGACTCGGCTCCGGGGGAGAAGCAGTCGGACAAAAAGCAGCCGGGCTTGGACAGCGGATCGCCGGGCCGGGGGGATCTGCAGGACGGGGCCGACGGTGGAAAtgcagggggaggaggggaaCCTGAGATGAAGAACGGGAATGGGAACCCGCCCAGGGCTAACAATAATACCCAGAATGACTCTGTCGGACCGGAGGGAAATAACCACCCCGGTTTGGTGCATCACCACGGCCCCGCGTTTCCTCCACCTTCGTACGGATACAGTCAGCACTACGGTCGGGCCCCTTTTCATCAACATGGCGGACAACAAAGCCCTGGCATGGCAGCTGCTGCGGGTCCGGTCGTGCAGTCGAGCAACATGATGGACCCGTATCAACCCAATTCGCACGACCATGGCTTTTCCAACCACCAGTTTAACAATTACAACCCATTCCCGAACAGGACTCCCTATCCCGGCCAAGCGTACGCCATGAACTCCCCTCGCAGCGCCCAGGCGCCGACAGCTGGGGGGCAGCCAGCTAAGCAGCAACCACCAGCGGGAGGACCCACGGCGATGGCTGGATCTTACAGTAACCAGAGATATAACATTGGAAATCCTCAGCCAACATCCACACCGACACTCAACAAGCTCCTAACGTCCCCCAGCTCAACGCGGGGCTACCAGAACTACCCGGCTAGCGACTACAGTAGCCAAGAAGGAGCTAGTAAGGGACCAGCAGACATGGGCAGTAGCGGTCAGTATGGAGGGAGCAACCCGGGCTGGCAACAAAGAAGCCATCACCCATCGCCCATGAGCCCGGGAAGCGCCGGGCAGCCGCTAGTTAGAAACCAG CCACCTGGCCCATTGGACCCGATGGGGAAAATGAGAGGCCAGCCATATGGAACGGGCAATCCATACAGTCAGCAATCTCAACAAGGGCCTCCTACAGGTCCACAACCGGGGCCTGGATACCCTGGCCAGGGTTATGGCCCACCAGGCCCCCAGCGATACCCAATGGGAATGCAAGGACGTACACCTGGAGGCATGGGTGGCATGCCATACGGTCCACAG ATGGGATCTTATGGACAGCAGGGACCAGGAGGCTATAGCTCTCAGGGCCAAGCACCATATTACAGTCAGCCAGGCCAGGCTCCTCACCCAAGTCAGCAGCAAACCCCTTACTCCCAGCCGCCACCGGGACAACCTGGTGGCCAGACACCTTACCCAGGGCAACCCCACCCTCCGCCAACTTCTGGTCCACACACCCAGGGAGGACCGCCCTATCAGCAGCCCCACATGCCCCCGCAGTCCCAGGGGCCACTGCCAGGCCCATCCCAAGGGCCCCCACAGTCTCAGCCACCATATTCTCAAGCCTCGGCTCCTCAGTCTGGCCAGTCTCCCTACGCCCAGCAGCAGGGTACTCCCAGTCAGGCCTCACAGCAGCCAAGTTCCCAGGCTACCCCTGGATCACAGGGCCAATCCAGCTACCCAGGTTCCACACAGGGGCCTCAGCAGCCCCcctcgcagcagcagcagtcacagTCTCATCCACAGCAGCCACAGGGACACAGCCAACACCCACAGGGGCAGCCTGCAGCTTACCCACAGaaccctcagcagcagcagcagcagcagcagcagcaagcacAACAGTCACCTTATCAGCGCTTTCCTCCTCCACAACAGCAG GAGGTATCCCAGGACTCATTTCAGTCCAACGCCCCTCCATCCACACAGCCTAAATCTGGCCCTGAGGACGGTCAAGGCCGCCCCTCCAGCCTTCCG gaCCTGTCAGGGTCCATCGATGACCTGCCTACAGGTACAGAGGGCGCCCTGAGTCCTGGTGTGAGCACGCCAGGTGTGTCGAGCAGCCAGGGCGAGCAGAGTAACCCCGCTCAGTCGCCCTTCTCGCCTCACACGTCTCCCCACCTGCCAGGCATCCGAGGGCCTTCACCTTCCCCAGCTGGCTCCCCCGCCAGCGCCAGCACACCCCGCACAGGACCGCTGTCACCCGCCAACATGCCAG ggACCCAGATGCCTCCCAGGCCGTCAAGTGTGCAGTCAGATGGGAGCCTCCATCCTGCAATGAGCCAGTCTCCTATGGCCCAGGACAGAG GGTTTATGCAGAGGAACCCTCAGATGCCCCCTTACGGCTCCCCCCAGTCGGCCTCTGCACTGTCGCCACGCCAGTCCACTGGGGGACAGATGCATCCTGGGATGGCCCCATACCCGCAGAATAACTCCATGGGTGGCTATGGGCAGCAGGGAGGACAGTATGGCCCCCAAG GTTATCCCCGGCAACCTGGCTATGGCAACATGCCCAATTCCAACTACCCCGGGCCAGGCATGGGCTCGATGAACCCCATGGCAGGACAGGGTGGAGGACCGCCGTATGCTGGCATGCCTCCAGGAAGGATGCCTCCTAATCAAATGGGGGCACGTCCTTATGGCCCCAACATGGGTCCCAACATGGGCCCCAACATGCCTCCTAACATGGGTCCAAACATGCCTCCTAACATGGGCAACATGCCACCTCAGGTAGGCTCTGGAATGTGTCCTCCTCCAGGAATGAACAGAAAGCCCCAGGATCCCACAGCCATTCAGCACCCTGCCACCAACTCCATGCACAACAG GATGCCTGGTTACCCCAACATGTCTCCTGGCATGATGGGCTCCGGCCCACCGTACGGCCCTCCCATGAACAACATGCCTGGAATGATGAACACTCCTGGTGGATCACCTTATCCTATGGGGCCAAACATGGCCAATAACACAAGTG GTATGGCCTCGAGTCCAGAGATGAACAATAAGATGAACAACAAAGTAGATGGAAGTGGAACACCCAAGCCAGAGTCTAAATCTAAG AAGTCCAACTCTTCCACCACAACTAGTGAAAAGATAACACGCCTGTATGAGTTAGGACCGGAGCCGGACAGAAAGGTGTGGGTGGATCGATACTTGGCCTTCGTTGACGAGAAAGCAATGGGCATGACCAACCTGCCGGCTGTGGGACGCAAACCGCTCGACCTCTTCCGCCTATATATGTCAGTTAAAGAGATCGGAGGCATGGCACAG GTGAGTAAGAATAAGAAATGGCGTGATTTGGCCACGTCCCTGAATGTGGGTACATCGAGCAGTGCTGCCAGCTCTTTGAAGAAACAGTACATCCAGTGTCTGTATGCCTTCGAGTGCAAAATTGAGCGTGGTGAAGACCCTCCTCCCGAGATTTTTACAGACAACAAGAAGAACCAGCCTGCTAAGGTTCAGCCCCCATCTCCAG CGTCCCTCTGCTCCACAGCTGGGTCGGGCTCTCTGCAGGGGCCTCAGACACCCCAGTCCACCAGCAGCTCCATGGCTGAGGGTGGAGACCTCAAGCCTCCCACCCCGGCCTCCACTCCTCACACCCAAATGCCCCCCATGCCACCGGGTTCCAG CGTTAACCTCCAAGACCCTTTCTCTGACGGAAGCGACCCTGCGTTCCCCAGGAAGAACATGACGCCCAACTCCACATATCAGCCCGGCATGAACACACCAGACGTGCAAGGTCGAATGGGCCCCTACGAACCCAACAAGGACCCATTCAGCAACATGCGGAAAG TCGGGGAGCAGTTTCTACCTGCTAACCAGGGCCCTAACAGCGGGGTGGgggaccagcagcagcagcagcagcagcagccgcctcagcagcagcagcagcaacaacagcagcagcctccatTCAACAGAGGACCGCCCGGGGCCATGGGCACGATGCCAATGGGGCCCCGACAGCAGTACCCTTATGGACCAGGCTACGACAGGAG ATCGGAGCAAGGGATGGGCCCAGAGGGCAACATGGGATCCGGTGCTCCTCAGCCAAACCCTATGATGCCTGCCAACGCCGACACGGGGATGTATTCGCCAAATCGCTTCCCACCACAGCAGCCACG GCATGATTCCTATGGTAATCAGTATCCTGGACAGGGAACGCCCCCTACTGGCTCTTACCCAAATCAGCAGCCTGGAATGTACCCACAACAACCG AGTTACAAGCGTCCTGTAGAAGGGGGTTACCCTCCATCAAAACGCCATGAGCCGGAGTACAGCGGACCTTTCCCTGGTGGACAACAAGCAccgcagcagcaacaacagcaaggAGGCGCCTCTGCACCCTCTTCAGGGCAGCAGGAGTCATACAATCAGTACAGCGGCAGTGGGCCCTACCCAGGCTCTGATCGCCGTCCACCTGGCCCCGGCAATCAGTTCCCCTTCCCCTTTGGCCGTGAACGGATGCAGGGAGCAACAGGGCCCAACGCTCAGCCTAACATGCCCCCTCAGATGATGCAGTCCGGCCCTGACGGTCCTCAGGGGGGCATGTGGCAGGGACCTCGAGACATGAACTATCAGAACTACCCCAGCAGACAGGGTGGCCCTGGAGGCCCACCACAGGGACCCGGTTATCCTGGCATGAACCGCTCAGAGGAAATGATGTCATCAGAACAGCGCATGAATCACGATGGCCAGTGGGGAGGTCAGATGGGCCCTCGACAGCCTCCCTACGGTCCAGCCGGGCCTGGCCAGCCCATGCCTCGATCGGTCCAGTCCAACTACCAGCCCCCTCAGGGCGTCCAGAATCACATTCCACAAGTGTCCAGCCCAGCCTCCATGCCCCGCCCCATGGAGAGCAGGACATCACCCAGTAAATCCCCGTATATGCACGGAGTAATGAAGATGCAGAAGGCTGGCCCCCCAGTGCCTGCATCTCACATAGTGCCCCCTCCAGTGCAGTCGCCTCTAATAAGACGAGACATGCCTTTTCCCCCGGGATCTATAGAAGCTACGCATCCTGTCCTGAAACCACGTCGAAGACTGACCATGAAGGATATCG GAACTCCAGAGGCCTGGAGAGTCATGATGTCATTAAAGTCGGGCTTATTGGCTGAAAGTACGTGGGCTTTAGATACCATCAATATTCTCCTGTATGATGACAGCAGTATTTCTACCTTCGATCTCAACACG TTGCCTGGCCTACTAGAGTTGGTGGTTGAGTATTTCAGACGTTGCCTCATTGAAATCTTTGGTATCCTGCGGGAGTATGAAGTCGGAGAACCTGGCCAGAGGACACTACTTGATCCCGATGCCTTGAAACGAGACTGGGACAGCACGGAAGAGGAGGAACTACGGACGGAGGATATGGAgcaagaggaggaagatgatgaagaagaggaggaagaagaaactgAGGCGCCAGCTAAtgtgaaagaggaggaggatcaaGTGCAGTGCTCTCGGGGTAAAgatgagaaggaggaggaggagaagaagagcaaAGGTCCTAATTCTGAACAGACGGGCTTATCCCAGTCCTTATCTGCCAATGAGAGACCCAAACAGGCCAGCAAGTTTGACAAGTTTCCCCTAAAGGTGGTACGAAAGAAAGACCCATTTGTGGCTGCACAGGCAAATAATCACGGCAAGCTTCAAGAGTTTGACAGTGGGTTACTTCACTGGAGTGCTGGAGGGGGAGACTCAACAGAACACATCCAGACTCACTTTGAACCACGCAAAGACTTCTTGGAACCGCGAGAAAGAATACCAGTGCCCCCAGTTTTACTGAAGCGAAGAGTTCTAGAAGAAGAAATACGGGAAAATTGTTTGCCTACTGAGGAGGATAAAAGGAGGCATCAAGATGAAGACGAGAGGCCAAAAGAGACATCTTCCTCAGAGAAATCAGCAATCACAGAGAAGACCGGCTCCTCACCTGGCactgaggaggaaaagaaaaccgAATCTGAGACGAAGGCTGCTGAGAAAGGCTCTCAAAATCACCAGGAGAACAACAGACCCGTTCCTTCTTCCGGCAGTATTTTCGCCCAGAAGGCTCAGCAGACTGGCACCATCCTGGAGGACGAGCCTCACAGCAAAGACGAGGGGCCGCTCATTGCACTGGCTAACTGGCAGGACTCTTTAGCCCGGCGCTGCATTTGTGTCTCAAACATTGTCCGCAGCCTCTCCTTCGTGCCGGGCAATGACCACGAGATGTCCAAACATCcagggctgctgctgctactgggGCGCCTCATCCTGCTCCACCACCGGCACCCGGAGCGCAAGCAGGCCCCGCTCACCTACGAGAAAGACGAGGATTCAGACGAGGGAGTGGGCCAAAGGGACGAATGGTGGTGGGACTGCTTGGAGCTCCTGAGGGAGAACACATTGGTCACTTTGGCAAACATTTCAGGCCAGCTGGACCTCTCCATCTATCCCGAGAGCATCTGCTTGCCTCTGTTGGATGGTCTTCTCCACTGGGCCGTCTGCCCCTCAGCAGAGGCCCAGGACCCCTTCCCCACCCTGGGCCCCCATAGTGCTTTGTCCCCTCAGAGACTGGTCCTGGAGACGCTAAGCAAACTGAGCATCCAAGACAACAATGTGGACCTCATCTTGGCCACTCCGCCATTCAGTCGGTTGGAGAAGCTATACGGGAACCTGGTGCGGCTAATTGGAGACAGGAAGGTTGCAGTCTGCAGGGAGATGGCCGTGGTCCTACTGGCCAACCTGGCCCAGGGTGATACCATGGCAGCCCGAGCAATCGCTTTTCAGAAGGGCAGTGTGGGCAACTTGCTTGGCTTCCTGGAGGACAGTCTCGCTGCCACACAGCTTCAGCAGAGCCAGAGCTCTCTACTACACCTGCAGGGGATGCACTTCGAGCCCACAAGCCCGGACATGATGCGGCGAGCTGCCCGGGCTCTGCACGCCTTAGCTAAGGTGGAGGAGAACCACTCAGAGTTCACACTACATGAGTCCCGACTCCTCGACCTTTCAGTGTCTCCCCTAATGAACTCGCTGGTTTCTCATGTTATCTGTGATGTACTCTTTTTGATCGGCCAGTCATGA